The following coding sequences lie in one Spinacia oleracea cultivar Varoflay chromosome 1, BTI_SOV_V1, whole genome shotgun sequence genomic window:
- the LOC130463806 gene encoding uncharacterized protein, translating into MVDDEEGFPSEDSQHIFRFCNLADLVWRCSPLQIFSKTNEDVSLKKWIQSHILLFHSKDGIDSLRIDGFVAVLWSLWTTRNSRIFRDENGHARLVLQNVDRILESSRTFKSIKPSLPQNNQGGHVPPGFDLVQLGTFTDRFSNSILQVDGSWEKKTGQSGGGWVYKFHNDAPFQPGGGFYGCANSAIQVETETCLKAMQWVKQQKRSEIFIMTDSSVLVSTLRNAMTVDVTISWMIRKIKQLALSFHICTIIKVERKDIHQAHEIAQKCRKSGTSFISVI; encoded by the exons atggttgatgacgaggag GGCTTTCCTAGTGAGGATTCTCAACACATTTTTCGCTTTTGCAATCTAGCAGATCTAGTATGGAGGTGCTCGCCTTTACAGATTTTCTCAAAAACTAATGAAGACGTTTCTTTGAAGAAATGGATTCAAAGCCATATCCTGCTCTTTCATAGCAAGGATGGAATTGATAGCCTTAGAATAGATGGGTTTGTGGCTGTCCTATGGAGTTTATGGACTACGAGGAATAGCAGGATCTTTCGAGATGAAAATGGACATGCTCGTCTGGTCCTTCAGAATGTTGATAGGATACTGGAATCGTCAAGAACTTTCAAATCGATTAAACCAAGCTTACCCCAAAACAATCAGGGGGGCCATGTTCCTCCGGGTTTCGATTTGGTCCAACTAGGGACCTTTACAGATAGGTTTTCTAACTCTATTTTGCAGGTTGATGGGTCATGGGAAAAGAAGACAGGACAATCAGGAGGAGGTTGGGTTTACAAATTTCACAATGATGCTCCCTTCCAACCAGGAGGAGGCTTCTATGGGTGTGCGAATTCAGCAATACAGGTAGAGACAGAGACATGCCTAAAAGCAATGCAGTGGGTAAAGCAGCAGAAGAGATCAGAAATCTTCATTATGACAGACTCCTCAGTTTTGGTGTCAACCCTAAGGAATGCAATGACTGTCGATGTTACTATTTCTTGGATGATTAGGAAAATCAAGCAACTTGCTTTAAGTTTCCATATCTGCACAATCATCAAAGTGGAGAGGAAGGACATTCATCAAGCTCATGAGATCGCCCAAAAATGCAGGAAATCTGGAACTAGTTTTATTTCAGTtatttag